The nucleotide sequence tagagagatagaagaggctatTGGTATATTAAAAGAAAGCATTTGCCATATACTGACTGAAGAATTGTGCATTAGATCAAAGGGGCATTCAAATGAACATTTCCAAAGCGTAAATGACACGGTTCGAGCAAAATCAGTTCCACCATTATATTCTTGAAGCGAAAAGTCAAGATGGTGtattgaaaagggagaacctgTTCTAAATACAGTTTCATCTGCTTGGAAAGCGattgttttttgggataatcaTTGGATTATGTTTTATCTTATAATGGTAAAACAACAGAAGTGTATCAAGTATTATTGCTTGATGACCTAAAGGAAGAGGGCCTTTTTCAGACAACCCTTGTACATATtcgaatatttatgtttttatatttacagaTAAACGTTAGATTTCACAAAATTGTAAATACTGTCATAATAATCTAAAActctcaaaatttattataaaaatattgcgAGTAGTTTTCCAGACAAATGAGGCGTCCCAGTAAGAATATTGACTAAATTTCCaaactgtttttatttcatagatcaCTATGGAAGAACATGACAGATTTCAGAATTTGATTTGTTGATCTGTTAAATTTGACTGATCGTAATTGGTGGGTTTGTCTTTTTTCATTGTCATgttctcttatttattttttattcacctCTATAATGAACCGTTCTTCTGTTTGGGGTCAACAACACTTTATTCTCTATTTTCGAGATTAGTTTTAACTAATACTagctattttgatattttatcaatatataagaaaaattaaacgtaTTTGCGTTTGCGATACCTTCCAGATAATTCCAGTAGATAAATTGATAAAAGGCAGATTTCAAGACAATTTCGAATTTCTGCAATGGTTCAAGAAATTCTTCGACGCAAATTATGACGGTCGTCAATACGAAGCTTTAGAAGCGAGAGGTGGTATTGGTATTGGTTCCGGAGCGAACAGTAACGGCCATAGTACTCCTCACGTACATCAAGTAGCCCCAGCCCCAAAACCCCATATACCGAGCAAACAGGGTAACCATAGAATAATACTAGGAAATACAATGGTTTTACTAGATTAGTTCAAATGTACAACATCTAGTAAAATTGCTGTTTTTCAAAGTGTTATTGTGTGGAACAATACAGTGACTTTCgaaaacatttctaatatatttttaagaaccaattacattttttatttataacaaattgaagttttcattgaatatatttaaaatttgttcttAAAAATGTATTTGGTGAAACTTATGCTATTTGTAGGCAATCTGTAATAACATATTCGCTTCTTCATTTCCAATTTACTGTTACCCCGTCACTGTAGGGTTGGTTTTTGGGCAAATTACCAATTTGTACGattttttttacgaattaatattatatttgaatttgtacaaattggagaagtttttttggaaacgtATTGTCTTGCGATTGACATCATTTCCCAATTTAATATTCTCATTAGTACATGAACGTTTATTggttacatttttcaaaactaagATCTTTGGAATGCTACCTCACCACCATAAAATATGAGAAGAAACCCATTTGAAGatatttaataacatatttttaaatcttaGTTATTGGTTTATACGAGAATCTCCAAAGATCTTCGTTTTTTTCTATACATGTTTACATGCATCTTAAAATAGTGCATCGAAGCTTCTTattctcttgtttttttttattttctttttccgCTGCACCTGCCATGACTTGTCCACacctcaatcaacacaaattccacaaaacattaaaacgttcgaataatatacaaaaaaaaccgATTTTGGTATATATGGGACTTGCTGGTGTAGATCGTCCCCATAGACAGGCTGGTGAAAGGTAGATTCCAAGATAATTTCGAGTTCCTGCAGTGGTTCAAGAAATTCTTCGACGCCAATTACAAAGGGACGGATTACGATGCGTTGGGAGCACGAGGGGGCGAACAACTCGGCCAAGGAGGAGCCAACGCTCCTAAAGGGCATTCTCTGATGTTACGTCGACCGAACGCGTCGCCTTCATCGCATGTTATCCCACCGCAACAGACGTCACCGACAAACAAGCAGAAGCCTGCCATTAGGGCCAGTAGGTTTTGGGGCCCCTTTTTAATTAGGGAGGGGCTTTTGATTTTCCCAACTAACAATGATGTATCGGAGGAATGTTTTCGATACTTCTTGTACGTTGGGAAAAATTGGTTTCTGATTCAAGttgtttagaaattttatttagaataataattatatttgatagAAATCAGAAACCAATGTAGCAAATTAATTGTGAGTAATACCTGCCTTAAatgcttcaattatttttttaccaaattgaaTTCTAGTCtgtgtattatatatatttggaaaactaattttttttattattcacttCGAAATGTCCATTTATATGTTGcaatttcataaattaagaATTAGATTTTTCCTTTAATGTGTTTTACTTATGTTGATGATGATTTTCAAACAACTTTTCGAAGATAAACTTGAAATCTAATTATCTACATCACCTGCAATTGCTTCAAGTGAGTTAGATCCTCCGCCAAATAGAATCTCAATTTGTCagtcatttttcaaatacaGAAGTAAGTTTTGAAAGAGATTTTTTCTGATGAAACCATaccaaagaaatttattttctaactTGAAATGGCTACAAGATAACTCAAATAGTGTGTTGTATATTTTGAGTATCGAGCAGTTGATGTATTCATTATCTTTCTTTATTCCGTAACTAGATTCTATAATTTTACTATTCAGATGTTTGGGTACACCGTGTTAAAAAGAAACAGTTCATAGTTGAGTTATTTGGAAGTCAGATACTAATGCCTTTTGATGGGTTTGTCATTCCTActtaaaactatcaaaaatacCTTGACTTCAATCTCTTAACATGGTAGACCCTCACTTCTGACGTAGTCTGCAGTTTCTTCCTCCATGCACCAAAGATGGTGTTCCATGTCTGTTTAAATGGAGTAGTTGTTTGGTAACAGAGGCAGAAGACTCATTAATGTGTGCATGAATTACATTTGGATCCATTGGTGGATTTACTTATCCCAATCTGGCAAATGAATCAGTCTCGTTGCACTGAGACCAGGCACCTAAACGAGCCGGGCCTTGTGGATCATCTACGATTCTAGCACAAACTTAGAGTATATAATTTTGGATGTTATGGGTCTTATAACAGCTTTGATGTCTAAGCAGATTGAGCATGTCATGGGTGTCATCAGCAAGTCTGTTTAGGCCAAGTAATTCACCATATGTGTATCAGGAGgcttcaatatttattattgcgGACTTAGAATCATCTGTCCGCAGTGATGTGTGCCTTCAAGCTCTTATTTGCTCAGTTGTTCCAGTCTGTTGAGGATCTTCAGCCAGTACGCTGCCCTTGTAGCTTAGAATTGTCTCAATAGGTCCAAAGGTTGTTCTAGTAGGACTTCAGTTGAGGCTATATGTAAAAATTATGGGATACTAAGACAGATTAGGCATTGAATTTTTTCCGGATGTAatgttctttttatttttctgtatagGAGCACTACATGAAAAGGCTCAAAAGggaataaagaagaaacttttCAGTAACTTTGTAGCTTTATCAATTAGGGAAATTAGGTTATCCAGGTGTTTATGGTGTTGGTGGGTACCCACTATAAAGCTGTGTCTAGTTTGTATAGgtttaatctatttttatattttcattccagtttacaaatatatatatatatatatatatatacacaataaatttgaaatttgtttttaattctattattagagaaatgaaaattgaacCACGGTCAAGAACTAATGCTTCATATTCACTTTTCCTCATTTTCATTGCTTATCTATTTCAATTTGAGCGATTTTTCTGAGTTTTCCTTTTCTTGTTGAAACAATAACACTTTGAATGctcaaaatagtaaattttgatacggaaattaaattttcaataacagCACGTTTTCAATGCTTGATTATATCGTTTCAATCGCActtattttaatgtaattgataaaaattttgctCGGACatttaaatattagaaaattttgattgGATATTCATGATTTAAGTGTCTGCGCaagtttttttctatgtattattatagtattttttttgtaccGGAAATTATAGTGCCCAAAGTGAATGCAGTAAGACCAACAACGAATACACAGAAACCGATGATAAATAGATCCCAAGCAGGTGATGCTGGAAAGTTAGATGAGTTAACGAGTCAAATTGCTGAATTTaaggtaaaaattttcaatttatttattaaaattttattgttttccctatacaaattattatacaGAGCGTCCCTCGTAAGAACCAACAGGCCAGAGGCGTATAAGGGGGTGACGATTGGGAGCAATTTACCTCTGTACCAAGCTGCATCACTGAGGAGTCATAGGACCCCAAAGCTGGGCccaaaattcaatttcaaaaaaaatagtttctttgtaatttttctacttgaaaataccaaattgGGTTATTTGACTTTTccttgaaaatgaaaaagtttataaaaaattacaagggaaaaaaattaaaattgaatttttctaatcaaGTATcagataaaaaactttttaaggttatgtcatCCCTAAGAATGGTTAGATCGCCTTCTACTTACCTGTAATTAATGCCCTTAATAATCTTATGTATTGAATAAAATGGGTTTTTGAGACTTTCATATGTTCATAcacggctcgaaggaccaaatagTCAAATTATGAGCGTTGGTTTACAGATAATAAacatattactatttattcaaataaatttaccaTTTGGTTCAATCAATATCCAAAAGGATCAAATAGTCTTATTATGGGCGTTGGTTCATTGATGTGCTCAGTACTAAATTATGGAAAGCTCTGTTATTTCTAGATTATAGTTTGTTATCTTTAGAAAACTATTTAAGAATAAATGATTTCTTTTGTTATACgactcgaaggaccaaataGTCTTGATATAGATGTTGGTTTATTGGTGTGCTCAGTATTACAACTTATTAAAAGCTGGgtaatttctagtttatttatatctatatttttgatatttatttcagcTGACTGTCGATGGACTAGAAAAAGAGAGAGACTTTTATTTCGGAAAACTTAGAGACATCGAGGTGATGTGTCAAGAATGCGAAGATGGGAATCCgattatccaaaaaatattgGACGTTTTATACGCAACAGAGGTGagtgatttaaataaaatgattcgatttatatgtatatga is from Diorhabda sublineata isolate icDioSubl1.1 chromosome 1, icDioSubl1.1, whole genome shotgun sequence and encodes:
- the LOC130452462 gene encoding microtubule-associated protein RP/EB family member 1 isoform X1 — its product is MAVNVYSTNVTSDNLSRHDMLAWVNECLQSSFGKIEELCTGAAYCQFMDMLFPGSVLLKRVKFRTNLEHEYIQNFKILQASFKKMSVDKIVPIDRLVKGRFQDNFEFLQWFKKFFDANYKGTDYDALGARGGEQLGQGGANAPKGHSLMLRRPNASPSSHVIPPQQTSPTNKQKPAIRAMPKVNAVRPTTNTQKPMINRSQAGDAGKLDELTSQIAEFKLTVDGLEKERDFYFGKLRDIEVMCQECEDGNPIIQKILDVLYATEEGFAPPDEVEGVGDEDEY
- the LOC130452462 gene encoding microtubule-associated protein RP/EB family member 1 isoform X2; this translates as MAVNVYSTNVTSDNLSRHDMLAWVNECLQSSFGKIEELCTGAAYCQFMDMLFPGSVLLKRVKFRTNLEHEYIQNFKILQASFKKMSVDKIIPVDKLIKGRFQDNFEFLQWFKKFFDANYDGRQYEALEARGGIGIGSGANSNGHSTPHVHQVAPAPKPHIPSKQVPKVNAVRPTTNTQKPMINRSQAGDAGKLDELTSQIAEFKLTVDGLEKERDFYFGKLRDIEVMCQECEDGNPIIQKILDVLYATEEGFAPPDEVEGVGDEDEY